In the genome of Burkholderia sp. PAMC 26561, one region contains:
- a CDS encoding DUF4236 domain-containing protein produces MGWGFRKSIKIAPGIRINLSKSGTSTSLGGKGFTYNTRGRITTSIPGTGIRYTTSLKGEKKNRREIHYAPANTGTGYMNTENLSKREQATQDFVHKVQSRTTSALLQYFLSHGVYVHDADIGDAVTLEEHRPFLNTLAQDWALTTKAIKLAIDIGTVSLAEKEKAMLALYELEHKCAAARGLRGELQAAASALLVRVQAWPRVPRFVGPLFAALLGCFLMAVLSVPMGLALTGFALAYGGYKTFSFTRKKAVASAAIKEASEWFESQLTVEVTPRPAVHSGNDHVPLKAAASAAVTVVAVVLTLIMYSHHSALHGEGEQVTLQSDAITQATSGTNGAVPAASTVAAPIAAHSVQDFSWLVGKYPSDVVNDKRFRSAFNGISRSDWKKISERLAVTNSAGIQSQGGYLVAQGCKEHECSTEQAAFAINEATGKGVMVLKQTLNSADNAFKKVYPWPDLLVRATPLSGWAQENGAVPAVGDSVATDTAPAASFQQTSFDCTKARSVAEHIICSDAELASDDVQLAAIYAKAKAVADDPAAFRERTRAQWNYREHQCHERECLIRWYADQSVALAAIAETGKVNEQ; encoded by the coding sequence ATGGGTTGGGGCTTCAGGAAAAGTATAAAAATTGCGCCCGGTATTCGCATCAATCTCAGCAAGAGCGGAACTAGCACGTCTCTTGGTGGAAAGGGCTTCACATACAACACACGTGGACGCATCACCACAAGTATTCCGGGTACCGGAATCAGATATACGACAAGTTTGAAGGGCGAGAAAAAGAACCGTCGGGAGATTCACTACGCACCTGCGAACACAGGTACTGGATATATGAATACTGAGAATCTATCAAAAAGGGAACAGGCCACGCAGGATTTCGTTCACAAGGTGCAGTCACGCACAACGAGTGCGTTACTACAGTATTTTCTCTCGCATGGCGTTTATGTTCACGATGCTGACATCGGCGATGCGGTAACGCTCGAGGAGCACCGGCCGTTCCTCAACACACTCGCTCAAGACTGGGCGCTGACAACGAAAGCCATCAAGCTGGCCATAGATATTGGTACGGTTTCGCTTGCCGAGAAAGAGAAAGCGATGCTGGCTCTCTACGAGTTGGAGCACAAATGTGCGGCGGCTCGTGGACTTCGCGGCGAACTGCAGGCAGCCGCGAGCGCACTTCTGGTCAGAGTGCAGGCGTGGCCAAGAGTCCCTAGATTTGTTGGTCCTTTGTTTGCGGCGCTGTTGGGATGTTTCCTAATGGCTGTCCTTAGCGTGCCTATGGGGCTCGCTTTGACAGGATTTGCGCTTGCCTACGGTGGATACAAGACATTCAGTTTCACGCGTAAGAAGGCGGTGGCCTCCGCCGCTATTAAGGAGGCGAGCGAGTGGTTTGAGTCCCAACTTACAGTGGAGGTGACGCCGCGGCCAGCGGTCCATTCGGGCAATGACCACGTTCCGCTCAAGGCGGCGGCGTCCGCCGCAGTTACCGTGGTGGCGGTTGTCTTGACCCTCATCATGTATTCGCACCATAGCGCTCTTCATGGCGAGGGTGAGCAGGTGACGCTCCAGTCCGACGCGATAACGCAGGCCACCTCCGGTACTAATGGCGCGGTGCCCGCTGCTAGCACGGTCGCGGCACCTATTGCAGCTCATTCGGTCCAGGACTTCAGCTGGCTTGTTGGTAAGTATCCTTCTGACGTCGTGAACGACAAACGATTCCGCTCTGCATTCAACGGCATTTCGCGATCTGACTGGAAAAAAATCTCTGAACGGCTCGCCGTGACCAACTCAGCGGGCATCCAGTCGCAAGGCGGCTATCTGGTCGCGCAGGGTTGCAAGGAACATGAGTGCAGCACTGAGCAGGCCGCTTTTGCCATCAATGAAGCGACCGGCAAAGGGGTTATGGTCTTGAAGCAAACGCTAAATTCCGCGGATAACGCCTTCAAAAAGGTGTACCCATGGCCTGACCTGCTTGTGCGTGCGACACCGCTGTCGGGTTGGGCACAGGAAAACGGCGCAGTGCCCGCTGTAGGCGATTCGGTGGCGACGGACACAGCTCCGGCGGCCTCTTTCCAGCAAACCAGTTTTGATTGCACGAAGGCTCGTTCTGTCGCCGAGCACATCATTTGCAGCGACGCCGAGCTGGCATCGGACGATGTTCAGTTGGCAGCAATCTATGCCAAGGCAAAAGCCGTTGCGGATGACCCAGCTGCATTCAGAGAGCGGACTCGGGCCCAGTGGAATTACCGTGAGCACCAATGCCATGAGCGCGAATGCCTAATCCGGTGGTACGCCGACCAGAGTGTTGCGCTTGCAGCGATTGCCGAGACCGGTAAGGTTAATGAGCAATAG
- a CDS encoding DUF3320 domain-containing protein: MDESIVEPAETPEEPHCVQIKATLAGKINLADFQNAVPIVHELSLANETDDDIEQLRLTASSEPSFFKPKTWHLDHIAAGTDVRIRDLDLSLDGALLGRLTESERAVITFRLTTGLVEPVELASLESTVELLPRNQWGGLSALPDMVAAFVQPNEPAIERVLKKAADVLHKAGKSGAINGYQEGPRRAWELASAIWSAIGSMGLDYAVPPASFEQFGQKVRSPSQIVDSGLGTCLDLALFVCAALEQAGLNAVLVFTDGHAFPGVWLKAEEFSTSVVDDVTALRKRVKLKEMVVFESTMLTHRPYPAFSFAIGNGDEQISEEAERSFHMAVDIRRARLQRIKPLASEQVVERGTAGTEGTNLERGLEDSPELPEDLENSADDKAVERPEDRLIRWQRKLLDLSLRNNLLSFKAGKKSLKLDAPDPGHLEDILAEGHVIKLLTRPDLMDGNDPRSQAIHEARERENIRRSHALDALKRKEVFVGLSPDEMDTRLVELFRTSRTNLQEGGSNTLYLALGFLSWTRDAKDDKKYRAPLILVPVSLERRSARSGFSLKLHDDEPRFNPTLIEMLRQDFELELGIQDTELPKDDSGLDVAGIWKTVSSAIKDIKGWEVVEDVVLATFSFAKYLMWKDLTERTEQLKLNAVVRHLIETPRDSYESAVEFPDARRLDVELPVESTFCPLPADSSQLSAVVAGSKGKDFVLIGPPGTGKSQTISNLIAQCLAEKKRVLFVSEKMAALDVVYRRLAEVGLGNFCLELHSNKARKTEVLEQLRTSWDSAAALEPDEWHAEAARLEGLRNQLNGYVERLHLRYPNGLSVYEAIGRVVAWHDMPVLQLSWPSARVHDSVAMRTLRETAELLDVHAKLMGEGQLTSSPLAHVVQTEWSPLWQAALLDSARAIGPGVARFEAATEQLRVAIGLPPPVLDTRVREGLRLMAATLPSASGHDWQFVLRPDAKTIADYLRVAKPLVERHRELHASLSAPRGNQVLEDVRQGIVQLTRYHELHSQLSQPWNKSLRSRLSAGIELLRKRQDVVDQLSLKYKDGISTATVQQLQLEWRELQDSSWPMSMMRRRSLLKKLVDLSTGGGEPDIGGDIERLKQIDSLQEEIKALDELSLPTSGAWLGLKTELDVARASLGFQTALEQARIRAAWEDVGLDPVSRGQCGETAREDLARIRELRQIDQLINRLSGLEEQTDGVWVGYKTDLAVAKTYVVFQGALAAAVASSYWQDEDFSVIERGSAGAVASADLKKMRDVVALGARLKEFDDLPAKTGGLWNGLQTKLEAIEPALIFFEALSGALALMANSPDALAAVKSPIALLLGDSNVLLEPTGAIAAAGRMYAEALKGFNQAVTQFTVASGLPSSDVATLGALIPTALAARASDVLASSNRLNAWCAWRKTRASALALGLAPLVAGVEQGAVRLERVKEAFETDYCRWWLNAVVDVDDVLRTFVSAEHEKRIRDFRELDERFIGLTQAWVRAQLSAGHPSPDRVSRGSEWGLLRYEMQKKTRHLPLRELMSQASSAVMRLTPCLLMSPLSIAQYLPAETANFDVVIFDEASQIPVWDAIGAMARAKQVIMVGDPKQLPPTSFFDRAESDIDDTDVETELESILEECIGANLPTMKLSWHYRSRHESLIAFSNHRYYDGGLVTFPSPVTNDRAVSFTHVANGQYERGGARTNKPEAKALVADLVGKMKAPGFHDSGLTIGVVTFNSEQQSLIEDLLDEERRRDPSIEHFFLETQLEPVFVKNLESVQGDERDIMYFSTTYGPGVDGNMPMNFGPMNQQGGERRLNVAITRARQELRVFSSFRPEQMDLSRSQALGVRDLKHFLEFADRGARALGEAVAGSLGDFESPFEKAVSNALTERGWTLHPQVGVSAFRIDLGVVDPDAPGRYLAGVECDGATYHRSATARDRDKLREQVLRGLGWDILRIWSTDWWIDMQGTLEKIHRQLEELLAEQRAKRAQTEQEATVLAEQVIADVMAMPDEQVGHSAEAAHISSDVDAAVDATVLPVTYARNASVSNLADSVEERFVEVDLTLEGYAVDANAFFDIVYNPTLLRLIEHVVRVEGPVRDEVLARRIARAHGWVRTGAKIQDRVVRLALQHCSSDPEDVGTFFRAKDDFAETQIRFRRPVDGTARSVDEVSLAELRALAFDMMRVGHDKESGVPAMAREVGLRKLNAGSRARLEMAWLDATKAISPNAEA, translated from the coding sequence ATGGACGAGAGTATTGTTGAGCCGGCAGAAACGCCGGAGGAGCCGCATTGCGTGCAGATTAAAGCCACGCTCGCTGGCAAGATAAATCTGGCCGACTTCCAGAACGCCGTCCCTATTGTCCACGAACTCTCGCTTGCCAATGAGACCGACGACGATATCGAGCAGTTGAGGCTAACCGCATCGTCGGAACCCTCATTTTTCAAACCGAAGACGTGGCACTTGGACCATATCGCGGCTGGGACGGATGTGCGCATTCGCGACCTCGACCTGTCGTTGGACGGGGCGCTTCTAGGTCGGTTGACCGAATCGGAACGGGCGGTCATAACCTTCAGGCTTACGACGGGGTTGGTAGAGCCTGTTGAGCTCGCCTCGCTTGAATCTACCGTTGAACTGTTGCCGCGCAATCAATGGGGCGGCCTCTCGGCTTTACCTGATATGGTCGCGGCATTCGTTCAACCGAATGAACCAGCGATAGAGCGGGTTTTGAAGAAAGCCGCAGACGTACTCCACAAAGCCGGCAAGTCGGGCGCGATTAACGGGTATCAGGAAGGGCCGCGCCGGGCCTGGGAATTGGCTTCCGCTATATGGAGCGCAATTGGGTCGATGGGGCTCGATTATGCGGTGCCCCCGGCTAGCTTCGAACAGTTCGGACAGAAAGTACGCAGCCCCAGTCAGATTGTCGACTCGGGCCTTGGCACTTGTCTCGACCTCGCACTATTTGTGTGCGCTGCGCTTGAGCAGGCAGGACTCAACGCTGTCCTTGTCTTTACTGACGGTCACGCGTTCCCGGGCGTCTGGCTGAAAGCGGAAGAGTTCTCGACCTCTGTTGTCGATGATGTGACTGCACTACGCAAACGTGTGAAGCTGAAGGAAATGGTCGTATTCGAGTCGACGATGCTCACGCACCGACCTTACCCGGCTTTCAGCTTCGCCATCGGGAATGGTGACGAGCAAATCTCCGAGGAAGCCGAACGCAGTTTTCACATGGCTGTTGACATTCGCCGCGCTCGACTGCAACGCATCAAGCCGCTTGCCAGCGAGCAGGTGGTTGAGCGAGGGACGGCTGGCACGGAAGGAACAAATTTGGAACGCGGACTTGAGGATTCTCCGGAGTTGCCAGAAGACCTGGAGAATTCTGCGGACGACAAGGCTGTCGAACGCCCAGAGGACCGACTGATCCGCTGGCAGCGGAAGCTTCTTGACCTGTCGCTTCGAAACAACCTGCTGAGCTTCAAGGCTGGCAAGAAATCATTGAAGCTGGATGCACCTGACCCGGGTCACCTTGAGGATATTCTAGCCGAAGGTCACGTCATCAAGTTGCTTACGCGCCCGGACTTAATGGATGGGAACGACCCTCGTAGCCAGGCAATTCACGAAGCGCGTGAGCGCGAAAACATCCGGCGTTCCCACGCGTTAGATGCTTTAAAGCGCAAAGAGGTTTTTGTCGGACTGTCGCCGGACGAGATGGACACGCGACTCGTTGAGCTTTTCCGTACCTCGCGTACCAATTTGCAGGAAGGCGGCTCTAACACGTTGTACTTAGCGCTGGGCTTCCTGTCCTGGACTCGTGACGCGAAAGATGACAAGAAGTACCGGGCGCCACTTATCCTGGTCCCAGTGTCGCTTGAGCGACGCAGCGCCCGCTCCGGGTTCAGCCTCAAGTTGCACGACGACGAGCCGCGCTTCAACCCGACCCTTATCGAAATGCTGCGTCAGGATTTCGAACTGGAACTGGGCATCCAGGACACGGAGTTGCCGAAGGATGATTCCGGTTTGGACGTCGCGGGCATATGGAAGACGGTCTCCAGCGCTATCAAGGACATCAAGGGATGGGAAGTCGTTGAGGACGTTGTCTTGGCTACCTTTTCGTTCGCAAAGTACTTGATGTGGAAGGATTTGACGGAGCGAACCGAGCAACTAAAGCTGAACGCGGTCGTGCGGCACCTCATCGAAACGCCGCGCGATTCCTATGAGAGCGCGGTTGAGTTTCCGGACGCGAGAAGACTCGACGTGGAGCTTCCGGTGGAGAGCACTTTCTGCCCGCTGCCGGCCGACTCGTCGCAGCTTTCAGCAGTCGTGGCAGGAAGCAAGGGGAAAGACTTTGTTCTCATCGGACCTCCGGGAACGGGGAAGAGCCAGACTATCTCGAATCTGATTGCTCAATGTCTGGCGGAAAAAAAGCGTGTGCTCTTTGTTTCGGAGAAGATGGCGGCGCTAGATGTAGTGTATCGCCGACTCGCCGAAGTGGGTCTTGGCAACTTCTGCCTCGAACTACATTCCAACAAAGCACGTAAGACGGAAGTTCTCGAACAGCTGCGTACATCGTGGGATTCTGCTGCCGCTCTGGAACCTGATGAATGGCATGCGGAAGCTGCACGGCTTGAGGGATTGCGAAATCAGCTAAATGGTTATGTCGAACGTTTGCATCTTCGATACCCGAACGGGCTAAGCGTCTACGAGGCGATTGGACGCGTCGTTGCTTGGCATGACATGCCAGTTCTACAGCTCTCATGGCCATCTGCTAGGGTTCACGATTCAGTTGCAATGCGAACGCTGCGTGAGACGGCCGAGCTGCTGGATGTTCACGCGAAATTGATGGGAGAGGGGCAGTTGACGTCGAGCCCACTCGCTCACGTGGTTCAGACTGAGTGGTCGCCGCTGTGGCAAGCCGCGCTGCTAGATTCGGCTCGTGCCATTGGCCCGGGGGTCGCCCGTTTCGAAGCGGCAACTGAGCAACTGAGGGTCGCCATCGGTTTACCGCCACCTGTTCTCGACACCCGTGTTAGGGAAGGCCTGCGCCTCATGGCTGCGACTCTGCCGTCTGCGTCTGGGCACGATTGGCAGTTCGTTCTGCGTCCGGATGCAAAAACAATTGCAGACTATCTGCGCGTCGCGAAACCATTGGTCGAACGACACCGCGAACTGCACGCTTCACTTTCAGCGCCGCGGGGCAACCAGGTCTTGGAGGATGTGCGACAAGGTATCGTTCAGCTCACTCGTTATCACGAACTTCATTCGCAGCTTTCCCAGCCGTGGAACAAATCGCTAAGGTCACGGCTTTCCGCCGGCATTGAGCTGCTGCGAAAGCGCCAGGACGTGGTTGACCAACTGTCACTCAAATACAAAGACGGTATTTCGACGGCAACGGTTCAGCAACTCCAGCTCGAGTGGCGGGAGCTGCAGGATTCGTCCTGGCCGATGAGCATGATGCGCCGCCGCTCGCTTTTGAAGAAACTCGTGGACCTGTCGACCGGCGGAGGCGAGCCCGACATTGGCGGTGACATCGAACGTCTCAAGCAGATTGATTCACTTCAAGAAGAAATTAAAGCGCTCGACGAACTGTCGTTGCCGACATCGGGCGCATGGCTGGGACTGAAGACGGAACTTGATGTCGCGCGGGCTTCCCTTGGCTTCCAAACTGCCCTCGAACAGGCTCGCATACGCGCGGCTTGGGAAGATGTTGGGCTTGACCCGGTTAGCCGGGGTCAGTGTGGCGAGACGGCGCGTGAAGACCTCGCTCGCATCAGAGAACTTCGTCAGATTGACCAGTTAATCAATCGCCTTTCCGGACTCGAGGAACAGACAGACGGCGTTTGGGTTGGATATAAAACGGATTTGGCTGTCGCGAAGACATACGTCGTCTTTCAGGGTGCGCTGGCAGCAGCAGTGGCTAGCAGCTATTGGCAGGACGAGGACTTCAGCGTTATCGAACGCGGCAGTGCTGGTGCCGTCGCGTCGGCGGACCTCAAGAAGATGCGCGACGTGGTTGCGCTCGGTGCTCGTCTCAAGGAGTTTGACGACCTCCCCGCGAAGACCGGCGGACTATGGAACGGTCTGCAGACAAAATTGGAGGCAATCGAACCAGCGCTTATTTTCTTCGAGGCGCTATCGGGCGCGCTTGCATTGATGGCAAATTCGCCTGATGCGCTGGCGGCGGTAAAGAGCCCGATTGCATTGCTGCTGGGCGATAGTAATGTTCTGCTTGAGCCGACGGGCGCGATTGCGGCTGCCGGGCGTATGTATGCCGAGGCACTAAAGGGGTTTAATCAGGCAGTGACGCAATTCACAGTCGCGAGCGGCTTGCCGAGTTCTGATGTCGCGACTCTGGGTGCACTTATCCCTACCGCACTGGCCGCACGTGCAAGCGACGTCTTGGCTAGCTCGAATCGGTTGAATGCCTGGTGTGCGTGGCGTAAGACCCGCGCATCGGCTCTTGCGTTGGGGCTTGCTCCGCTCGTGGCTGGTGTTGAACAAGGCGCAGTCCGGTTGGAGCGCGTGAAGGAGGCGTTTGAGACCGATTACTGCCGATGGTGGTTGAACGCGGTCGTCGACGTCGACGACGTGTTGCGTACATTTGTTTCCGCAGAGCACGAGAAACGCATTCGGGATTTCCGTGAGCTTGATGAACGGTTCATTGGCCTAACTCAGGCATGGGTACGTGCGCAGCTGTCCGCGGGACATCCTTCACCGGACCGTGTCTCGCGAGGCTCTGAATGGGGCCTATTGCGCTACGAGATGCAAAAGAAGACTCGGCACCTGCCTCTGCGGGAATTGATGTCTCAGGCCTCGAGTGCAGTAATGCGCTTGACGCCGTGCCTTTTAATGAGCCCGTTGTCGATTGCACAGTATTTGCCAGCTGAAACAGCAAACTTTGACGTTGTCATCTTCGACGAGGCATCACAGATTCCAGTGTGGGACGCTATTGGCGCGATGGCGCGTGCGAAGCAGGTCATCATGGTTGGCGACCCCAAACAGCTGCCGCCGACGAGTTTCTTTGACCGCGCGGAATCGGACATTGACGACACGGACGTCGAGACCGAACTGGAGAGTATTCTCGAAGAGTGTATCGGTGCCAATCTGCCGACCATGAAGTTGTCGTGGCACTACCGTAGCCGCCACGAAAGCCTGATTGCATTCTCGAATCATCGCTACTACGACGGAGGGTTGGTGACATTCCCGAGTCCGGTCACAAACGACCGTGCTGTCAGCTTCACTCATGTTGCAAATGGTCAGTACGAGCGCGGCGGCGCGCGGACAAACAAGCCAGAAGCCAAAGCCCTTGTAGCTGACCTAGTCGGCAAGATGAAAGCACCTGGTTTCCACGACAGCGGCTTGACCATCGGTGTCGTGACGTTTAATTCTGAACAGCAATCGCTCATTGAGGATTTGCTCGACGAAGAACGCCGCAGGGACCCCTCCATTGAGCACTTCTTTCTCGAAACGCAGCTCGAACCAGTGTTTGTGAAAAACTTGGAGAGCGTGCAGGGCGACGAGCGGGACATCATGTACTTCTCAACGACCTACGGCCCGGGGGTTGACGGAAACATGCCGATGAACTTCGGCCCCATGAATCAGCAGGGCGGCGAGCGCCGGTTAAATGTCGCTATTACCCGTGCAAGACAGGAGCTTCGTGTTTTCAGTAGCTTCCGTCCGGAGCAGATGGACTTGTCGAGAAGCCAGGCCCTCGGGGTTCGTGACTTGAAGCACTTCTTGGAGTTCGCAGACCGTGGTGCGCGTGCGTTAGGCGAGGCCGTCGCAGGCAGCCTCGGAGACTTCGAGAGTCCGTTTGAGAAAGCAGTATCGAACGCGCTCACCGAAAGGGGGTGGACTTTGCATCCGCAAGTCGGCGTCTCTGCATTCCGGATTGACCTTGGCGTAGTCGACCCGGACGCACCTGGACGATACCTCGCCGGTGTCGAGTGCGATGGCGCGACCTATCATCGTTCGGCAACCGCACGCGACCGCGACAAATTGCGTGAGCAAGTCTTGCGCGGGCTAGGCTGGGACATTCTGCGTATCTGGTCGACCGACTGGTGGATTGATATGCAGGGAACCCTCGAAAAGATTCATCGCCAGCTTGAGGAACTGCTCGCCGAACAGCGGGCGAAGCGAGCGCAGACCGAGCAGGAGGCGACAGTCCTTGCGGAGCAGGTCATCGCGGACGTTATGGCAATGCCGGATGAACAGGTGGGTCACTCGGCCGAGGCGGCCCATATTTCGTCGGACGTCGATGCCGCAGTTGACGCTACCGTGCTTCCTGTCACTTACGCTCGAAATGCCTCCGTTTCAAATCTAGCCGACTCGGTTGAGGAACGTTTCGTTGAGGTCGATTTGACGCTCGAGGGTTACGCCGTTGATGCTAACGCCTTCTTCGACATCGTCTATAACCCGACGCTTTTGCGCTTGATTGAGCACGTCGTACGAGTGGAAGGACCAGTTCGCGACGAAGTCCTCGCGCGTCGCATTGCACGGGCTCATGGCTGGGTTCGGACGGGCGCGAAAATCCAGGACCGGGTCGTACGCTTGGCTTTGCAGCACTGCAGCAGCGACCCAGAGGATGTAGGCACGTTTTTCCGTGCAAAAGATGATTTCGCCGAAACGCAGATTCGATTCAGACGACCCGTCGATGGCACAGCACGGTCAGTCGATGAGGTTTCGCTTGCTGAACTTCGCGCACTCGCGTTTGACATGATGCGAGTGGGGCACGACAAAGAATCTGGCGTGCCGGCGATGGCCCGGGAAGTTGGGCTTCGCAAACTTAACGCGGGCAGCAGAGCGCGCCTGGAAATGGCTTGGCTAGATGCGACGAAGGCCATCTCTCCGAACGCTGAAGCTTGA
- a CDS encoding IS3 family transposase (programmed frameshift): MNRGPKGRYTKEFREQAVKLVLVDGLSQREVAGRLSLSVKTLGAWVVAERKGTLTKVGETQKPQSELEAELARVKRELATVTMERDILKKANGLFREGVAVRCDRIETMRQDYPISVLCRVFELGASSFYAWRRRLDSPRAQENARLEIEIVAAHERTRQTYGRERLQADLLDHGVCVGLHRIRRIRTKLGLRCKQKRKFRNTTDSKHDLPVAPNLLERNFDMSMPNQAWVSDITYVWTDEGWLYLAGIKDLFNGELVGYAMSERMTRTLVMQALFAAVALKRPAAGLILHSDRGSQYCSHDYRDLAKQFGMTMSMSRKGDCYDNAPMESFWGSLKNELVHHRRFTTRAEARQAITEYIEIFYNRQRKQARLDYLSPAAFVQRFYKTRLAA; this comes from the exons ATGAATCGAGGACCGAAAGGCCGCTACACGAAGGAGTTTCGCGAGCAGGCGGTGAAGCTCGTTCTTGTCGATGGACTGTCGCAGCGAGAAGTTGCGGGCCGATTATCTTTGTCGGTTAAAACGCTTGGCGCGTGGGTCGTTGCCGAGCGAAAAGGGACGCTAACGAAGGTAGGCGAGACGCAAAAGCCGCAGAGCGAGTTGGAGGCGGAATTGGCGCGGGTCAAGCGCGAGCTGGCGACGGTCACGATGGAGCGCGATATTTTAAAAAAAGCGA ACGGTCTATTTCGCGAAGGAGTCGCGGTGAGATGTGACCGGATCGAAACGATGCGACAGGACTACCCGATTTCCGTGCTGTGCCGTGTGTTTGAGCTAGGGGCCAGCAGTTTCTACGCTTGGCGCCGACGGCTCGACTCGCCACGTGCACAAGAGAACGCGCGCCTTGAAATCGAGATTGTAGCGGCGCACGAACGAACTCGGCAAACGTATGGGCGCGAGCGATTGCAGGCGGATCTGCTTGATCATGGCGTGTGCGTTGGCCTTCACCGCATTAGGCGCATTCGCACCAAGCTGGGACTGCGTTGCAAGCAGAAGCGCAAGTTCAGAAACACGACGGATTCGAAGCACGATTTGCCAGTCGCACCGAATTTGCTGGAACGCAACTTCGACATGAGCATGCCGAACCAGGCCTGGGTGAGCGATATCACGTACGTGTGGACAGATGAGGGCTGGTTGTATCTAGCCGGCATCAAGGATCTGTTCAACGGCGAGCTGGTCGGCTACGCCATGAGCGAACGTATGACCCGCACCTTGGTAATGCAGGCGCTATTTGCCGCGGTCGCACTTAAACGGCCCGCAGCCGGTTTGATCCTACATTCGGATCGTGGCAGTCAATATTGTTCGCATGACTATCGGGATCTAGCAAAGCAGTTCGGCATGACGATGTCCATGAGTCGCAAAGGCGATTGCTACGATAATGCGCCGATGGAAAGCTTCTGGGGGTCGCTCAAAAACGAACTCGTGCATCACCGCCGGTTCACGACGCGCGCCGAGGCCCGGCAGGCCATCACCGAATACATCGAGATCTTCTACAACCGGCAACGCAAGCAAGCCCGTCTTGACTATCTGTCGCCTGCTGCCTTCGTGCAGCGATTTTATAAAACGCGACTCGCGGCTTAA